CTCGATTGAGTCTCCTCGCCCTCGGGCGGCCAGGGGCTAAGATCGGGCATGTCCACACCACATGCCCCCGCTGGCTCGCCCCTGCCGTTTGCCGATCTGACGCCCGACGCGGTGCTGAACGCCGTCGAGGCCTTGGGCCTGGTGGCCGATGGCCGCCTGATGGCGCTCAACTCGTACGAAAACCGCGTCTTCATGGTGGGACTGGACGGTGGCGACTCGGTGATCGCCAAGTTCTACCGCCCAGGGCGCTGGACCGACGCGCAGATCCTGGAAGAGCACCAGTTCGCGCACGATCTGCAGGCTGACGAGGTGCCGGTCGTGGCCCCGCTGGCCCTGAGCGCTCAGCACCCTGAGGCCCACGTCATCGGCAGTCATCACACCTTGGGCAACGTGGCAGGCCACCGCATCGCTGTCAGCCCACGGCGTGGAGGACGCCCCCCTGAACTGGACGACCCGGAGGTGCTGCGCTGGCTCGGCCGCTTTCTGGCGCGACTGCACCAGACGGGCGCCCAAGGCCGCTTCGAGCACCGGCTGACGCTGAGTCCGGACACCCTGGGCCAAAGCGCCATCGACCATCTGCAAAACGCGGACGACGCCCTGCCCCTGGGTGTGCGCCAGCGTTGGCTG
This genomic window from Aquabacterium sp. A3 contains:
- a CDS encoding serine/threonine protein kinase, whose product is MSTPHAPAGSPLPFADLTPDAVLNAVEALGLVADGRLMALNSYENRVFMVGLDGGDSVIAKFYRPGRWTDAQILEEHQFAHDLQADEVPVVAPLALSAQHPEAHVIGSHHTLGNVAGHRIAVSPRRGGRPPELDDPEVLRWLGRFLARLHQTGAQGRFEHRLTLSPDTLGQSAIDHLQNADDALPLGVRQRWLDAAHEALAQAREAFDRQGPVRQVRLHGDMHSGNLLWTPEGPHFVDLDDACMGPAVQDLWMLLPGDRDERRPMMDALMDGYESLAEFDWHTLALIEPLRTLRMLHHSAWLARRWADPAFPAAFPWFGTEAYWLQQVELLNQQTLVMREG